A genome region from Macaca nemestrina isolate mMacNem1 chromosome 20, mMacNem.hap1, whole genome shotgun sequence includes the following:
- the CIMAP1D gene encoding protein CIMAP1D: MGTLSCDPAPRLATDPLGRRVTESQIPETGLRKSCGMATLENGSGPGLYVLPSTVGFINHDCTRVASPAYSLVRRPSEAPPQDTSPGPIYFLDPKVTRFGRSCTPAYSMQGRAKSRGLEVTPGPGAYSPEKVPPVRHRTPPAFTLGCRLPPKPLDTSAPAPNTYTMPPLWGSQIFTKPRSPSYTVVGRTPPVRPPQDPAEIPGPGQYDSPDANTYRQRLPAFTMLGRPRAPRPLEETPGPGAHCPEQVTVNKARAPAFSMGIRHSKRASTMAAATPSRPSGHRLPGRCC; encoded by the exons ATGGGGACCCTCAGCTGCGACCCCGCCCCACGGTTGGCCACAGACCCCCTTGGCCGGCGAGTGACGGAGAGCCAGATTCCGGAGACCGGCCTGAGGAAGTCCTGTGGGATGGCCACCCTGGAGAACG GCTCAGGGCCAGGCTTGTACGTCCTGCCGTCCACCGTGGGCTTCATCAACCACGACTGCACCAGGGTGGCCAGTCCCGCCTACTCGCTTGTCCGGAGGCCCAGTGAGG CACCACCTCAGGACACCAGCCCGGGCCCCATCTACTTCTTGGACCCCAAAGTCACACGCTTTGGCCGCAGCTGCACCCCCGCCTACTCCATGCAGGGCCGGGCCAAGTCTCGGG GTCTGGAGGTGACACCAGGCCCTGGGGCCTACAGCCCAGAGAAAGTGCCCCCTGTGCGCCATCGGACACCGCCAGCTTTCACCCTGGGCTGCCGCCTCCCTCCTAAGCCCCTGGACACCTCAGCCCCTGCCCCTAATACCTACACCATGCCCCCTCTGTGGGGCTCACAGATCTTCACCAAGCCCAGAAGCCCCAGCTACACGGTGGTGGGCCGCACACCCCCTGTCCGCCCCCCGCAGGATCCTGCCGAGATACCAGGCCCGGGCCAGTACGACAGCCCGGACGCCAACACCTACCGCCAGCGCCTGCCCGCCTTCACCATGCTGGGGCGGCCCCGGGCCCCGCGGCCCCTGGAGGAGACCCCCGGCCCAGGCGCCCACTGCCCAGAGCAGGTCACCGTGAACAAAGCCAGGGCTCCAGCGTTCTCTATGGGCATCCGCCACTCAAAACGGGCCAGCACCATGGCCGCCGCCACACCCTCCAGGCCTTCGGGGCACAGGCTGCCCGGCCGCTGCTGCTAG